The genomic stretch CTTATGGCGATGCCTCCCATTTGCATAGCTGTGCTGTGATCAGTTAAATCATAGGTGGAGAATAGGGAAGGGTGAGAACAACGTTCAGAAAAAGCATGGgataaacttaaaaaaaagtgttctggGTGGCATTTTAATGGGATAATTTACAATACTCTTCCTTAGCAGGGATCTGTTGATCTTACAACAGATGTTATGGCTGAGTACATTGATCTCTGGAGCTGGTAAGGGGAACCACTTGAGAATAGGTACTTTGTGTGATTTAAAACATTATtgtaacatgttttttccccacccccaggCTTAAAGCTGTCTCCAGTATGGTAGGACTAAACGGGATTATTTTGTGCTGAAGATATATTTTGAGTGAGCTCTGCAGTATTCTGTGGTGGTCAGGATCTGGGTTTGGGATACCATCTGAGAAACAGCACTTCCAGCCATTGGGTGGTCCCCATTGTTATAGTGTGTGCCCAGCATGGATTCAGTGGAAAGGCATAtatataatttactttttacCCAGAGAATGTGGgtactttgttttctgtactCCCAGAAGACAAATGCTATTTGCAACGGGGATTGCTGGAATTCTAGTAATGTATGGACAGTGGCAAAATAAAAGTTGGCTGAAGATACTTGTGGGTTGgcccctgccagcagctgagTATCCACACAGCTActggctccctccctctccccagtgGGGTGGGGAAAGAATAGGAAGAGCAAAATCTGGAAAACCGACAGATTGAGGTGAgggcagtttaacaggtaaaggaaagaaaggggggggagCAAGAGATGCAAATGCAATCACTCCCTACTTCCCACAAGCAGAGTGGTGCCCTGACAGTCTCTGAGCAGTGGCCGCTTTGGAAAgctcctccccttcttcctctgccctgcttgttattgctgagcatgacattacATGGTATGGAGTACCTCTTCGGGTAATACgagtcagctgtcccagcgGTTTCCCCTCTCAAGTTCTTGTTCACCCTGAACTTAGTGGGTAcgggagggagcagggcagagtgggaagaagaaaaggcctggaagctgtgcaagcactgttcagcaacagcCATAAAttagtgtgttatcagcactgctTTAGCCAtaaatctgaaacacagcactacCGGGGCTGCTGTGAAGGAAGTTAACTCCAACCCAGCCAGACTCAGCATAATACTAAATACAAACTGCACCTGACACAGGAAAACTGAGATAGAAGTAGCTGGAGACTAGGATACTGCTGAAGGGATGTAAGttatgctgcttctgtttcataTTTGTCCGTGGCCAGTAGGGATCTGCTTTTGGTAGCTGTTGGTGCTGGACTGGATGAACCTCTGATCTGATTCACCGTGTTATTGTTAATTGTTGCTTGTGTGGTCTGTTCTTGACTCTATTTTAGAATATACCCATTTCAgttaagtgtttaaaaatatgaaatttttatttattgggCTACTGATGCTTATGTGATCTGATGgactgaggattttttttttaagaattaaagtCATGTCCTGAAATACAAGCATTACCATGTATTTACAGGAATCAGCGAATACCAGGAGTTCATCCTAGAACTCCCAACAAATTTAAGAAGTACAGCCGTAGATCCTGGGACCAGCAGATCAGGCTGTGGAAGATAGCACTGCATGCCTGGGATCCTCCTGCCGAAGAAACTTGGGATCTGCAGCCAGTGTGTGTATGGGTGAATTAAGTCAGCTCGTGCCTCTTGCTTCATAGGAGGACTTCCAGTTTCCTTTAGAGCATTCCTAACTGAGAGCAAGAGATCAGGTTCAGAAATGGGAGTCTCCCTGAAGCCCTTGGTTTCCTTTTGAGCTCAGTTAGTCTTCAAGGTACTCCCATTATTTAGTCTAAATTCATCTCCAGTAAGGCACTGTGGGAAAGAAGGCTTTTGGTCTGTCTGCAGTAGTACACTCCCTTCCCCTGTGTGTTTATGCTGGTCAGCACAAGGTAAAGCGATTTTTCTAGAAAGGGATAGACATAAGCAGAAATTCAGTGATTACTGTTCCTTGACCTTGATAACCtttccatctttcctttttctgatgtCAGTGGAACCAGCTTTCTCCCGCAATAAAAACATGTTAGAGGATTTGAGAAGTGTAAGAAGTTTGGAGAGAGATTTCTGTGTTCTCTGCAAGAGAGTGGCAGTTGTGTtcaagatggattttttttaatatcttttcagAACTCTGAATTTCTTTAACAAGGCTGGCTCCACTAACTGACACCACCTAATACTTTACAAGGTTGTGACTAGTAAATTGGGAGAAGAAGAATGGAAATCTATTAGCTCTGTAACTGCATTGTGTAAATAGTTTTAACTGTGTTGTAATTGCCTTACGGTGGGAGCTGCAGTTCTTTGCACCATTTGAATGTCAGAGATGAACCTTTAGTTATTACTGCAGCTTAACTGTCTCCTGCTTGGAGTGGTAAGCAAGATGGGTagtattttaaatccttttttttcttttctgtttttagtAGTACAGAACCCTCAGGCAGTTCTCAGGAATCGTTCTGCAAAGATCAGGACATTTCTGGCTCCCTTGTATTtgatgaaaagcagaagagaaatgagTGTGAAGACGAATGCAGACAGACTGACTACACACCAGAGAGGTATGAGAGAAAACTTTTGTCGTTAACTCATTGAAATATTGTATTACTGTAGTCAGAAAGTAGGACTTACAGACTTATAAGTCTTACAGATTATAGAGACTTATGACTTACAGACTATATTATAGACTGAAATAATTCAATACTTGCTGATGCTGTCAGGTTTTTTTAGGAGATGCTTAATGAGGGAGGGCAGTTAACGCTCAGATCTGGAGTTTGGCACTTTTGCTGTTGAATGTAGTCCATCACTGGTACAGAGCATTGAATGTGGAAAAATCACCGGCATTATAGAATTGCATgattaacagcagaaaaaggcagTGTTTTTCACCTCACAGCATGTGCCATGATTTTGTAGAACTCTGATAAGCATTTAAACTGAGTTGAAGTGTTATATGTATAAGATCTATGTCTTATTTTTGTAGTTCCTGTTCTCCGGATTCTTCTCCAGTATGGAAAcgcagaaaaagaaacaattctgaCTCCTCTGTCGTTTCAAAGAGCAAAACCCATTACATGCATATGTACCACACACTGGAAAGGTACGAAATGATACTCCATATGGAGATTCATTGACACTATGAACCAACTTTTGAAATATGGCTCATATTTATCCCTCCATTTGTTAATAGCTTTAATTTTATCTACATACGTGTGCAGTTAATGAGGAACTGTTGTATGACAGCAAATATTTACAATGGTCCACTGCAAAGGTAAAGAAACTTCAGTATCAGAAGATACAGCAGGTTATATTTGGTGTAGATTTAGGCAACACTAATGTGTTGTTCTTGATTTCTCATGGAACCTGGTTTCTGCTTCAGAGGTTGTAATCTGAAATATAAGTCTGCCAGTGAATACTGAATCTTGCTGCTTGTTTAATTTTTGCCATGATAAGTTTGCTACAGATATTACAGAGAACATGTGTTCATGAAGGGATGTGAAAGAAGCTTTGTGTATTTTGATTAAGCTTTTCCCTGCTTTATGAAAGATGGTATGGAAGAAAATGCTTGTTGGAACAAGGAATTAGTTACCCAGCGTGAGACTGGGACAGCGTGAAGTTAATGTTCAAAATGGGTAACAGAAGGGTAGGGTTTTTCAGGCTAACACCTTCTTTATTCTGAGTTGTTCAGGAATTAAAATACTTCTCTAGCGATTGGTCTTAATcgtgtttccttttttcccccctttcctaGCTGCTGCATAAGAAGTCTTCCCATGAATGAGAAATTATAGGCTATGTAGAGGAGAGCATGGTTTAACTCCATAGAGGTTTTGTCAGAACCACATGAAAACTGGAACAATGATTTAAGTTTTTTGGGGTTTAGTAGGCTTTTCTCACTAACCTTAGTAAAAATGCTTATACAGGTgtggctttttcctttctagttaGCCCCCCTTATCTTCAGAAGAATTAAGAGGAACTGTGATACAAAGGTCCATGGTTTAGAccatttcactttctttctAGTCTTACTGAACCAGGACATCAGGAGGCTTTTTCAAAGTGCTCAGAGTGGGAAGCCTTTGGTGAAAATGATGAAGTAATGACAGTACAACATGGTATAGAAATAACAAGGTAATAATGATTActatgtttttttgtttattgcttGTGCTGTGAAGGtgtcctctgttttttttactttccttttccttcactgtCTAATACAATTCCCCCGCCCCGCTTCCTCCAACATGTGGTatgtttggtggtggttttgttctttGAGTTTTCTTGGCTTTTCCCACTCTGACTCTCCATCtattgctttctgctgcttctgccattAAATAATGCTGGAAGATGCTGAGCACCTTTCGCTCTCTTTGTCTTAATGGAAAGCAATGGCATTTTACGGAATTGGTCCCTGTGATTGTTGCTAGTCTGTCAGTTGCTAAGCCCAGGAGCTGAAAGCTTCTGTCTCCTGAGAGATTAAGTTGTTTTGTAGCTGACAATAATGATAGCGGTTTGTTTTTATGCAGTGACCCAGTTCCAGCCAGTTGTTCTTCAGGATGGAACaatcagaaacaggaaaaaaacaacttctttCTGCCTGACAGCAAAACTTGCAGAGATACGGACTGCAAGCTGGAGAGGTATAAAATGCAGCTTCTCAGTCAGGGACTCgttttttatgtattattttggAAGCATAGTTGCCTTATTCCTGTATTTCAATCCAAGCTTTTATTATAAACAtggattattttattattactattctTCTTAGGGATGTGTTGTCCAGTATTTATATGTTGCATGGTAAATTCTGTCTTTATGTTTTCATGTTATAGTCTAATACTCTAATACTCTATTTACTCTAATAGAGTAAATAGCAGGTTGTAGCTGCatgtaataggaaaaaaaaggttaccATAATAAAGCCACCTAGTCTTcggggttgtttttttaatctgtaggCTCAAACTTTGTAGCAGTTTATTGGAAGGACATCAGTCAGAATACCCTGAAATAGGATGGGGAAGTGCAAGTGCTGAAGATGgaataatgaggaaaaaaatttaaataccgAGGTGAGTTCATCTGACTACTTATTTCACTTACTCTGTTTCAGCAGCCTGTATGCAGTGTTGTTCAACAGAATCCAGCCGTTCAAGCAGATCAGTTGTATTTTATCCCatccttttttgtttaatgcagCACCTTAATTAAAAGATCTAATACATCAGACTTGGTAAATTGAAATATTTGCCCATTCAGCCAGGAAACATGTTTTATCTTATCACCCAAATGAAAAATGCCagtctttttaattatttcagtagcAGCTTTTCTGCCTCTTAGTATTTTTGTGATGAAGTCACAACTTTGCATTTGCAGCAGTAGGTTTCAATGAAAATTTTCTCTTGGACTTCAGATTCCTGTGGTGCGTTAATAGGACGGGTAGTATCTTGAGTCAAACAGCTTTTACTAGCAGATAGTCTTTTGTGTAATTTGATTATCTTTGATCTACGTTTAATGCAGGCTCTGAAATATTACAGACTATGATATAAATGTCTGTTTAACAGTCACCTTGGAATATTTTGCGTAATAAAACTCATTCAGAATATGGCACACAATTAGTTTTACGATACTTGGGATTTAAATTATAACAATATGTGGAAATGAAGatagagcttttaaaaattgtgctAATGGTTTTTCTCTTGActttattgatattttttttttaaacttaaaatctTTGAGCACGAATAAGACTTAATATGGATTCGCTTTTCTAAAGTGCTAAttcaatatttgaaaatatctaGTCTCTCTTTGTATATAGAAGTATTGAAGAAGAAGGACTTTCACCTGTGACAGAGAATGATTTGAAGAATAGGGATATAGTCTGAGATCATCCTTGGAAACCGGTGCAGTCGCATAAGATCTGCACTGAAAGAGGAAGAGGTTTACAGTCAGCATATGTGCAATCAACATAAGGTGAAATGTGCAGGTAAAAGAAGCATGCATCTGTACATCACAGTTAAGAGAGTCTTTCTCACATGAGCATATAAGAGCCTTATAGTGTCTCAGTCttgggccagttctgtttaatatctttatcactgatctggatgagggggtggagtgcaccctcagtaagtctgcagatgacaccaagttgggcaggagtgttgatgtgctcaagggtaggaaggccctgcagagggacctggacaggctggatcaatgggccaaggccaattgtatgaggtttaacaaggctgagggccaggtcctgcacttgggtcacaacaaccccatgcaacgctacaggcttggggaggagtggctggagagctgcctggaggaaaagcc from Phalacrocorax aristotelis chromosome 4, bGulAri2.1, whole genome shotgun sequence encodes the following:
- the LOC142056729 gene encoding uncharacterized protein LOC142056729, with amino-acid sequence MFGGQRGPPRRAGGGESGGLRSSVRHRHCWHQEQECRSWNDSDSLAFGEYHCRHLDQWLESSSTPEESRPLSGSPDWESRIEEGKTMRTSTKKKTNDYANPSERETDEVVLRRRQKQINFGKNTLAYDRYIKEVPKNQRIPGVHPRTPNKFKKYSRRSWDQQIRLWKIALHAWDPPAEETWDLQPVSTEPSGSSQESFCKDQDISGSLVFDEKQKRNECEDECRQTDYTPESSCSPDSSPVWKRRKRNNSDSSVVSKSKTHYMHMYHTLESLTEPGHQEAFSKCSEWEAFGENDEVMTVQHGIEITSDPVPASCSSGWNNQKQEKNNFFLPDSKTCRDTDCKLERLKLCSSLLEGHQSEYPEIGWGSASAEDGIMRKKI